In Musa acuminata AAA Group cultivar baxijiao chromosome BXJ2-8, Cavendish_Baxijiao_AAA, whole genome shotgun sequence, one genomic interval encodes:
- the LOC135619142 gene encoding pistil-specific extensin-like protein, which translates to MEKGWVVAVIAAAAALLMLGGVEARRGHDDVKVVHYDGKVLCQDCSKGWNEWTKGKPVKGAKVAVTCLDSRRRAVCHTSDTTDDKGEFDLVVSKFVYGKAVRPEDCTVRLVSSPDPTCNVMTDFGGGKCGVRPHHPSVVHRGMLKYTVGPFYFTSPSCDEPETSPHEDDED; encoded by the exons ATGGAGAAGGGGTGGGTTGTGGCGGTGATTGCAGCTGCAGCAGCCTTGTTGATGTTGGGCGGGGTGGAAGCCCGGCGTGGTCATGACGACGTGAAGGTCGTACACTACGATGGCAAGGTGCTGTGCCAGGACTGCTCCAAGGGATGGAACGAGTGGACGAAGGGTAAACCCGTCAAAG GTGCGAAGGTCGCGGTGACATGCCTGGACTCGCGCCGGCGAGCGGTGTGCCACACGAGCGACACCACCGACGACAAGGGCGAGTTCGATCTAGTGGTGAGCAAGTTCGTGTACGGGAAGGCGGTCCGGCCGGAGGACTGCACCGTGAGGCTGGTGTCGTCGCCCGATCCCACCTGCAACGTCATGACCGACTTCGGCGGCGGCAAGTGCGGGGTGAGGCCCCACCACCCCTCCGTCGTGCACCGCGGCATGCTCAAGTACACCGTGGGGCCTTTCTACTTCACGTCGCCGTCGTGCGATGAGCCGGAGACTTCGCCGCACGAGGACGATGAAGACTGA
- the LOC135619141 gene encoding probable xyloglucan endotransglucosylase/hydrolase protein 32: MASLVAFLLLLILRTAISQPSPGFHPGSSLSPVRFYQGYGNLWGPQHQSVSQDQYTATIWLDSSSGSGFKSNTAYRNGYFGASIKLQSGYTAGVNTAFYLSNNQAYPGFHDEVDIEFLGNIAGRPYTLQTNVYVRGSGDGRIIGREMRFHLWFDPTADFHHYGILWNPDEIIFFVDDVPVRRYARKTEATFPDRPMWMYGSIWDASSWATDNGRYRADYRYQPFVAEFTGFKLGGCTASAPPSCRPVPSSPSGGGLSPEQYAAMQWVQSNHMVYDYCQDSTRDHSLTPEC; this comes from the exons ATGGCTTCTCTCGTtgccttccttctcctcctcattttGCGCACTGCAATTTCCCAGCCCTCTCCGGGATTCCACCCGGGTTCTTCTCTGAGTCCAGTTAGATTCTACCAAGGTTACGGCAACCTTTGGGGTCCTCAGCATCAATCCGTCTCCCAAGATCAATACACTGCCACCATTTGGCTTGATAGCAGCTCAG GAAGTGGATTCAAGTCGAACACCGCATACCGAAACGGCTACTTTGGTGCTTCCATCAAGCTTCAAAGCGGCTACACTGCCGGCGTCAACACGGCATTTTAT CTCTCGAACAATCAAGCTTATCCCGGGTTCCACGACGAGGTGGACATCGAATTCTTAGGGAACATAGCTGGAAGGCCATACACATTGCAGACGAACGTGTACGTTAGGGGCAGTGGTGATGGTAGGATCATCGGCAGGGAGATGCGGTTCCACCTCTGGTTCGATCCCACCGCCGACTTCCACCACTACGGCATACTTTGGAATCCCGACGAGATCAT ATTCTTCGTCGACGACGTGCCGGTACGGCGGTACGCGCGGAAGACGGAGGCGACGTTCCCCGACCGGCCCATGTGGATGTACGGCTCCATCTGGGACGCGTCGTCGTGGGCGACGGACAACGGCAGGTACAGAGCCGACTACCGCTACCAGCCCTTCGTCGCGGAGTTCACCGGGTTCAAGCTCGGGGGGTGCACGGCTTCGGCGCCACCGAGCTGCCGTCCGGTGCCGTCGTCGCCCTCGGGCGGCGGGCTCAGCCCCGAGCAGTACGCGGCGATGCAGTGGGTGCAGAGCAACCACATGGTGTACGACTACTGCCAGGATTCCACCAGGGACCATTCTCTCACTCCCGAGTGCTGA
- the LOC135619140 gene encoding phosphoglucan phosphatase DSP4, amyloplastic-like isoform X1 — protein MNSLRSLPTSSAPPSPVPRGRSSRPPTLNLGVIRPHHLRVNVARSACSKSSASPEKTGAEVQDQKSEIYSSDMTKAMGAVLTYRHELGMNYNFIYPGLIVGSCLQTPSDVDKLRKIGVKTIFCLQKDSDLEYFGVDIGAIREYAMQCGDIEHLRAEIRDFDAFDLRMRLPAVVSKLYKAINRNGGVTYVHCTAGLGRAPAVALAYMFWVKGYELNEGHQLLQSKRACFPKLAAIKSATIDMLIGLSKNHVTLMWKGNECSSVEVSGLDIGWGQRIPLKFNEEEGVWILEKSLPEGRYEYKYIVDDKWLCNEHELLTSANNDGHVNNYVEVSSSDTSVEAMGLRKRLASKNVDLTKEERKMIRDFLESYNS, from the exons ATGAACAGCCTTCGGAGCCTTCCGAC ATCCTCCGCTCCGCCCTCGCCGGTCCCGAGAGGACGTTCGAGTAGGCCACCGACCTTGAATCTG GGGGTGATACGACCACATCATCTTCGTGTAAATGTCGCCAGGAGT GCATGTTCCAAGTCTTCTGCAAGTCCTGAGAAGACTGGTGCTGAAGTGCAAGATCAGAAGTCTGAGATATATAGCAGTGATATGACAAAAGCAATGGGTGCAG TGCTGACATATAGGCATGAGCTTGGAATGAATTATAATTTCATCTACCCAGGATTGATTGTTGGTTCTTGTCTACAG ACCCCATCAGATGTTGATAAGCTTCGAAAGATTGGGGTGAAGACCATCTTTTGCTTGCAGAAGGACTCGGATCTTGA ATATTTTGGGGTTGATATTGGTGCAATTCGTGAATATGCCATGCAATGTGGTGACATTGAGCATCTTCGTGCTGAAATCAG GGATTTTGATGCATTTGATTTGAGGATGAGACTTCCTGCAGTAGTTAGCAAATTATACAAGGCTATTAATCGGAATGGTGGAGTGACTTATGTTCACTGTACAGCCGGGCTTGGAAGAGCGCCTGCAGTTGCA TTGGCATACATGTTTTGGGTTAAAGGCTATGAGCTGAATGAAGGGCACCAGCTACTGCAG AGTAAGCGAGCATGCTTCCCAAAATTGGCTGCTATAAAAAGTGCAACCATTGATATG CTTATAGGCCTATCCAAGAACCATGTCACTCTGATGTGGAAAGGTAATGAGTGTTCCTCAGTGGAAGTGTCTGGACTTGATATTGGATGGGGACAG AGAATTCCTCTGAAGTTCAATGAGGAGGAAGGTGTATGGATTCTTGAGAAGAGCTTACCT GAAGGACGCTATGAGTACAAGTACATAGTTGATGATAAATGGCTGTGCAACGAACATGAGTTGTTGACAAGTGCAAACAATGACGGTCACGTAAACAATTATGTAGAA GTTTCCAGTAGCGATACAAGTGTCGAGGCAATGGGGCTAAGGAAACGTTTAGCAAGCAAAAATGTTGACCTTACCAAGGAGGAAAGGAAGATGATTAGAGACTTCCTGGAATCCTATAACTCGTAG
- the LOC135619140 gene encoding phosphoglucan phosphatase DSP4, amyloplastic-like isoform X2, whose product MNSLRSLPTSSAPPSPVPRGRSSRPPTLNLACSKSSASPEKTGAEVQDQKSEIYSSDMTKAMGAVLTYRHELGMNYNFIYPGLIVGSCLQTPSDVDKLRKIGVKTIFCLQKDSDLEYFGVDIGAIREYAMQCGDIEHLRAEIRDFDAFDLRMRLPAVVSKLYKAINRNGGVTYVHCTAGLGRAPAVALAYMFWVKGYELNEGHQLLQSKRACFPKLAAIKSATIDMLIGLSKNHVTLMWKGNECSSVEVSGLDIGWGQRIPLKFNEEEGVWILEKSLPEGRYEYKYIVDDKWLCNEHELLTSANNDGHVNNYVEVSSSDTSVEAMGLRKRLASKNVDLTKEERKMIRDFLESYNS is encoded by the exons ATGAACAGCCTTCGGAGCCTTCCGAC ATCCTCCGCTCCGCCCTCGCCGGTCCCGAGAGGACGTTCGAGTAGGCCACCGACCTTGAATCTG GCATGTTCCAAGTCTTCTGCAAGTCCTGAGAAGACTGGTGCTGAAGTGCAAGATCAGAAGTCTGAGATATATAGCAGTGATATGACAAAAGCAATGGGTGCAG TGCTGACATATAGGCATGAGCTTGGAATGAATTATAATTTCATCTACCCAGGATTGATTGTTGGTTCTTGTCTACAG ACCCCATCAGATGTTGATAAGCTTCGAAAGATTGGGGTGAAGACCATCTTTTGCTTGCAGAAGGACTCGGATCTTGA ATATTTTGGGGTTGATATTGGTGCAATTCGTGAATATGCCATGCAATGTGGTGACATTGAGCATCTTCGTGCTGAAATCAG GGATTTTGATGCATTTGATTTGAGGATGAGACTTCCTGCAGTAGTTAGCAAATTATACAAGGCTATTAATCGGAATGGTGGAGTGACTTATGTTCACTGTACAGCCGGGCTTGGAAGAGCGCCTGCAGTTGCA TTGGCATACATGTTTTGGGTTAAAGGCTATGAGCTGAATGAAGGGCACCAGCTACTGCAG AGTAAGCGAGCATGCTTCCCAAAATTGGCTGCTATAAAAAGTGCAACCATTGATATG CTTATAGGCCTATCCAAGAACCATGTCACTCTGATGTGGAAAGGTAATGAGTGTTCCTCAGTGGAAGTGTCTGGACTTGATATTGGATGGGGACAG AGAATTCCTCTGAAGTTCAATGAGGAGGAAGGTGTATGGATTCTTGAGAAGAGCTTACCT GAAGGACGCTATGAGTACAAGTACATAGTTGATGATAAATGGCTGTGCAACGAACATGAGTTGTTGACAAGTGCAAACAATGACGGTCACGTAAACAATTATGTAGAA GTTTCCAGTAGCGATACAAGTGTCGAGGCAATGGGGCTAAGGAAACGTTTAGCAAGCAAAAATGTTGACCTTACCAAGGAGGAAAGGAAGATGATTAGAGACTTCCTGGAATCCTATAACTCGTAG
- the LOC135619145 gene encoding uncharacterized protein LOC135619145, translating into MVEKIEHSHLDVRGISLHIAHIGKGELGTVLFVHGFPEIWYSWRHQMIAVAEAGFKAIAPDLRGYGLSGQPTEPENTTWEDLVADLLAILDSLSIPKVFVVGKDFGAWPAYHLALYHPQRVLGVVTLGVPFIARNLDSDTLPEGFYILRWREPGRAEADFGRFDVRRVVRTIYILFSRVEIPIAERGQEIMDLADSSTPLPQWCTEEDVDVYAALYETSGFRFPLHMPYRSLLKVTAPADPKVEVPALLIMGEKDYVLRFPAMEDYVRSGTVKQFVPDLEIVYVPEGSHFVQEQFPEQVNQLLIDFVKGHL; encoded by the exons ATGGTGGAGAAGATCGAGCACTCTCACCTGGACGTCCGAGGCATCAGCCTCCACATAGCTCACATAGGAAAAG GTGAATTGGGGACCGTCCTCTTCGTCCATGGATTTCCGGAGATATGGTACTCGTGGCGGCACCAGATGATCGCCGTCGCCGAAGCAGGATTCAAGGCCATCGCCCCGGACCTCCGTGGCTACGGCCTCTCCGGCCAGCCAACAGAGCCGGAGAACACCACCTGGGAAGACCTCGTCGCGGATCTCCTCGCCATCCTCGATTCCCTCTCCATCCCCAAG GTGTTTGTTGTCGGGAAGGACTTCGGCGCCTGGCCTGCTTATCATCTTGCTCTGTATCATCCGCAACGGGTGCTGGGTGTCGTGACCTTAGGAGTGCCATTCATCGCCCGAAACTTAGACAGCGACACGCTTCCCGAAGGTTTTTACATACTGCGGTGGCGG GAGCCAGGTCGAGCGGAGGCAGACTTCGGCCGGTTCGATGTCAGGAGAGTCGTTCGCACCATCTATATTCTATTCTCCAGGGTTGAGATTCCCATAGCCGAGAGAGGCCAGGAGATCATGGACCTTGCCGACTCATCCACGCCCTTGCCGCAGTGGTGCACCGAGGAAGACGTCGATGTCTATGCTGCTCTATACGAGACCTCGGGGTTTCGATTTCCGCTCCATATGCCATACCG GTCGCTGCTCAAGGTAACGGCCCCAGCCGATCCGAAAGTTGAAGTCCCTGCGCTGCTGATCATGGGAGAAAAAGACTACGTTCTCAGGTTTCCGGCCATGGAGGACTACGTCAGGAGCGGCACGGTGAAGCAATTCGTCCCTGATCTGGAGATCGTCTACGTCCCCGAAGGAAGCCATTTTGTGCAGGAGCAGTTCCCGGAGCAAGTGAACCAGCTTCTCATCGACTTCGTTAAGGGCCATCTCTGA
- the LOC135619144 gene encoding probable glucuronosyltransferase Os03g0107900, with product MKVTARRAQLHHQKALQLWKYYKWILWLALSVFLFLTTTSSSSSSFLSHPLHLKPNLPARALIEAREPSSSPLPKVYVYELPSRYNKDWLSDPRCGSHLFASEVAIHQALLGYPGRAVDPNDADFFFVPVYVSCNFSTPNGFPSLHHARPLLSSAVDFVSSRFSFWNRSHGRDHVVVASHDYGACFHAMEDVAMADGIPEFLERSIILQTFGVRSPHPCQRAEHVLIPPYVPPGIEDVRPAPEKARRDIFVFFRGKMEVHPKNVSGRFYGRRVRTEIWRRYSANPRFRLQRKRSGDYRAEMARSVFCLCPLGWAPWSPRLVESVALGCVPVIIADDIRLPFPEAVRWPEISVTVAEADVGRLEATLDHVAATNLSAIQRNLWDPARRRSLLFHRPTEQGDATWHVLRALEGMRLRRRPWRSR from the exons ATGAAGGTGACGGCCAGAAGAGCTCAACTCCACCACCAGAAAGCTCTCCAGCTCTGGAAATACTATAAATGGATTCTCTGGCTAGCTCTCTCCGTCTTCCTCTTcctcaccaccacctcctcctcctcctcctctttcttgtcTCATCCCCTTCACCTCAAACCGAATCTCCCGGCTCGAGCTCTGATCGAGGCGCGGGAGCCCTCTTCTTCGCCGCTTCCTAAGGTGTATGTCTATGAGCTCCCTTCTCGGTACAACAAGGACTGGCTGTCGGACCCGCGGTGCGGCAGCCACCTGTTCGCCTCGGAGGTGGCGATCCATCAGGCGTTGCTTGGGTACCCCGGCCGCGCGGTTGACCCCAACGACGCCGACTTCTTCTTCGTCCCAGTCTACGTCTCCTGCAACTTCAGCACGCCCAACGGCTTCCCCTCCCTCCACCACGCTCGCCCGCTCCTGTCCTCGGCGGTGGACTTCGTGTCCTCCCGCTTCTCGTTCTGGAATCGCTCCCACGGCCGCGACCACGTCGTCGTCGCGTCTCACGACTACGGCGCCTGCTTCCACGCCATG GAAGATGTTGCGATGGCGGACGGGATACCGGAGTTCTTGGAGAGGTCGATCATCCTGCAGACGTTCGGGGTGCGGTCGCCGCACCCGTGCCAGCGAGCAGAGCACGTTCTGATTCCTCCCTACGTGCCGCCGGGCATCGAAGACGTGCGGCCGGCGCCCGAGAAGGCGAGGCGCGACATCTTCGTCTTCTTTCGCGGCAAGATGGAGGTCCATCCCAAGAACGTCAGCGGCCGCTTCTACGGCAG GAGGGTGAGGACGGAGATATGGCGGCGGTACAGCGCGAACCCGAGGTTCCGGCTGCAGAGGAAACGATCCGGCGATTACCGAGCCGAGATGGCGCGGTCGGTGTTCTGCCTGTGCCCGCTGGGGTGGGCGCCGTGGAGCCCTCGGCTGGTGGAGTCGGTGGCGCTCGGCTGCGTGCCCGTCATCATCGCAGACGACATCCGGCTGCCCTTCCCGGAGGCGGTGCGGTGGCCGGAGATATCGGTGACGGTGGCGGAGGCAGACGTCGGCCGGCTCGAGGCGACGCTCGACCACGTGGCGGCCACCAATCTGTCGGCGATCCAGCGGAATCTGTGGGACCCAGCCCGGCGCCGCTCCCTGCTCTTCCACCGCCCCACGGAGCAGGGCGACGCGACGTGGCACGTTCTCAGGGCGCTCGAGGGGATGAGGCTCCGCCGCCGGCCGTGGCGGTCGAGGTGA